The Paenibacillus uliginis N3/975 genome has a window encoding:
- a CDS encoding YpdA family putative bacillithiol disulfide reductase codes for MQDVLIIGAGPCGLSAAIECGKRGLSSELIDKHNVVHSIYLYPTHMQFFSTAEMLEIGNIPFAISNDKPYRDEALAYYRRVAKHYNLNLSPYEEATSIEKLPDGSFRVHTRKRSGVESYREAKNVVISTGYFDHPNYIGIPGEDLEKVTHYFREAHPYAGMKTAIIGGSNSAVDAAMELIRVGADVSVIYRGKEVSENIKPWVRPLFEGLVTKGKIKVYVESSVTEIRETSITVTSNDGNEQSIDNDFVLALTGFRPDRKLLASSGVELDEDMEKPHYNPETMETTVPGLYVAGVIASGRNANEVFIETGRLHGRLIAEHLMTKS; via the coding sequence ATGCAAGACGTTCTAATCATCGGCGCCGGCCCTTGTGGTTTGTCCGCAGCTATCGAATGCGGCAAGCGTGGCCTGTCCTCTGAACTTATCGATAAACACAATGTAGTTCACTCCATTTATCTGTATCCGACTCATATGCAATTTTTCAGTACTGCTGAAATGCTTGAGATCGGAAATATTCCATTTGCCATATCCAATGACAAACCCTATCGGGACGAAGCACTCGCATACTACCGTAGAGTCGCCAAGCACTACAACCTTAACCTCTCACCATACGAGGAAGCTACTTCCATTGAGAAGCTTCCTGACGGATCCTTTCGTGTACATACCCGCAAACGCAGCGGCGTAGAAAGCTATCGTGAAGCCAAAAATGTCGTCATTTCCACCGGATATTTCGATCATCCGAATTATATCGGCATTCCTGGTGAAGACTTGGAAAAAGTGACCCACTATTTCCGGGAAGCTCACCCCTATGCCGGCATGAAAACAGCGATTATCGGCGGTAGCAATTCTGCCGTAGATGCGGCCATGGAACTAATTCGCGTCGGGGCGGACGTATCGGTCATTTACCGGGGCAAGGAAGTGTCCGAGAATATCAAGCCATGGGTGCGCCCTCTGTTCGAGGGCCTGGTCACTAAAGGAAAGATTAAGGTTTACGTGGAGTCTAGTGTTACGGAGATTCGCGAAACATCCATTACCGTTACTTCTAATGATGGTAATGAGCAATCGATTGATAATGATTTTGTGCTCGCTCTGACCGGCTTCCGGCCGGACCGTAAACTACTTGCTTCTTCCGGTGTGGAGCTGGACGAAGACATGGAAAAACCGCACTACAATCCGGAGACGATGGAAACGACAGTTCCCGGACTGTATGTTGCCGGTGTTATTGCATCTGGACGGAATGCAAATGAAGTTTTCATTGAAACCGGACGTTTGCATGGACGTTTAATCGCCGAGCACCTCATGACCAAGTCATAA
- a CDS encoding DUF441 domain-containing protein — translation MDVTSLILLAMAALGIISSNSPITIAMLVLLFLRVTGFQQAFPWLEKYGLTIGIIILTIGVMSPLASGKMSLQVIGESFLNWKSLLAIGIGMLVAYLGGRGATLMGTNPTIVAGLLIGTVLGVALFRGVPVGPLIAAGILSLLIGKS, via the coding sequence ATGGATGTCACCTCACTCATCCTGCTGGCTATGGCCGCACTTGGGATCATCAGCAGTAACTCTCCCATAACCATTGCGATGTTGGTACTGCTGTTTCTTCGGGTTACCGGCTTCCAGCAAGCTTTTCCGTGGCTGGAGAAATACGGCCTTACGATCGGTATTATCATTCTGACGATTGGGGTCATGTCTCCTTTAGCCAGTGGAAAAATGAGCCTACAGGTCATTGGTGAGTCCTTTCTCAACTGGAAATCCCTCCTCGCAATCGGCATAGGCATGCTGGTTGCTTATTTAGGCGGGCGCGGAGCTACGCTAATGGGAACCAATCCAACGATCGTTGCCGGCCTATTGATCGGAACGGTCCTTGGTGTCGCTCTGTTCCGCGGTGTTCCAGTAGGACCACTCATTGCAGCCGGTATTTTATCACTGTTAATTGGCAAGTCATAG
- a CDS encoding metalloregulator ArsR/SmtB family transcription factor has product MQLEKIVNVHKLLGDPNRMKILMLLNRGEINGQALAEKLSLSQPTVTHHATKLREAALIRERRDKNTIYFSLNPEFIEQVHQASLTFIFGKERGDIPMEDKASSVKATVLRNFFAKDGSLRQIPAQYKKKLIVLEHLVEKLEFGKEYSEKEINEFIKQYHEDFATIRREFIMHHFMYRDNGIYVLNPREMWSNWEEVK; this is encoded by the coding sequence ATGCAGCTCGAAAAGATTGTTAATGTCCATAAACTGTTAGGCGATCCTAACCGGATGAAAATATTAATGCTCCTAAATAGAGGAGAAATTAACGGCCAAGCCTTGGCCGAGAAACTGAGCTTATCACAGCCTACGGTTACACACCATGCTACTAAGCTGAGGGAGGCTGCATTAATCCGTGAACGAAGGGACAAGAACACCATTTATTTTTCCCTGAATCCGGAATTTATTGAGCAGGTTCATCAAGCGTCCTTGACGTTTATATTCGGGAAGGAGAGAGGGGATATTCCGATGGAAGATAAAGCATCCTCAGTAAAGGCAACCGTTCTAAGAAACTTTTTTGCGAAAGACGGGAGTCTGCGTCAAATACCGGCACAGTACAAGAAGAAACTGATTGTACTGGAGCATTTGGTCGAGAAGTTGGAATTCGGTAAAGAATATAGTGAGAAAGAAATAAATGAGTTCATCAAACAGTACCATGAAGACTTTGCAACGATCCGTCGCGAGTTTATCATGCATCATTTCATGTACCGGGACAACGGGATCTATGTGCTGAACCCGCGTGAAATGTGGAGCAACTGGGAAGAAGTGAAATAA